Genomic segment of Phycisphaerales bacterium:
CATGAGTTCGCCGAACGCGTCCAGTTGCCCGGCCCGCAGCGCGGCCACGGCCTTGAGCACGCGCTCGTTCTCTGTAATCACGTGCTGCGCTCGCCGGCGAATCAGCGGATCGAGGCGCGCCGCGCACGATGCGAGCATGGGCGCATCGACATCGCGGAGCGAGTTGATCGGCCGCCCGGTGAGCCGGGCGATGGCGGTCACGGCCTGCTCGCACTGCCGCCGGCGCTGGCCGTACTCGTTCGTCGCCAGGTCATGATGCACGCCCGTGTCGATGACGAGCATGACGGCTCGATCGCGCGGCGGCATAGGCACATGCTCGATGGCGCCGCTGCGGCAGTCCAGGTGCAGGGCGTGATCGGCGCGGGCCATGATCGAGGCGCTCTGATCCATGATGCCGCATGGCACGCCTGCAAACTCATGCTCGACCCGCTGGCACAGCAGCGCCTTGTCGCGCGGCTCCAGGTTCTGGCCGCTCACCTGCTCAAGCAGCGTCGCCAGCGACACGCACAACGCCGCGCTGCTGCTGAGCCCGGAGCCGACGGGCACGGTGCTGGCAATGATCGCAGCGATGTTGGGCAGCGCGACGCCGAGATCCTGGAACTGCCGCGCGGTGCCGCGCACATAGTTCGACCAGCCGCCACCGGCCGGTTCGATCGGCCGGGTGAAGTCCAGGTGCAGCGCCTCATCCTGCGCCAGGCTGAAGATGGTGGAGCGACCGGCATCCGAAGAGTCTGCGGCGATGGTGCACCAGCGCTCGATCGCCATGGGCAGCACGTGGCCGCCGTTGTAGTCGGTGTGCTCGCCGATGAGATTGAGCCGCCCTGGCGCCGCGACCACCCAGCGCGGCGAGCGGCCGAAGCGCGAAATGAACGCGCGGCCGGCCTGGTCGGCCACGGATTCGAGTTTCGGCGAAGCGGTCAGAGACATCGGGCAACTCCAGCACGCGATCCGAGCCGAGTCAACCGCCGACCGCTCGCGACCCGCTCGGGCCACTTCGATACAATGCCGCCGGATGCCCGAGATTCGCTCACTTGATCCACTGCTGGTGAACCAGATCGCGGCCGGAGAGGTCGTCGAGCGCCCCGCGTCCGTGGTCAAGGAACTCGTCGAGAACTCCATCGACGCCGGCGCGCACCGCATCCGCATCGAACTCGAGCAGGGCGGCATCGAGCGAATCGAGATCGTCGATGACGGCTACGGGATCCACGCGTCCCAACTTCCCCTGGCCGTGGCGCCCCACGCGACAAGTAAACTCACGCGCGCCGAAGACCTGCACGCCATCGCGACCATGGGCTTTCGCGGCGAGGCACTCGCCGCCATCACTTCGGTGAGCCGGTTTTCCATCATCAGCCGCGCTGCGGGCCAGCCCAGCGGCGCCCGGCTCGATGGCGAAGGCGCTTCTCTCGCCCCCCCTGCTCCCTGCGGCTGCCCGCCAGGCACGACCATCGTTGTTCGCAATCTCTTCTTCAACACGCCGGCGCGTCGCAAGTTTCTGCGTACGGTGCAGACCGAGTTCGGCCACATCTCCGATCTCGTCGGTCGCCTGGCCATGAGCCACCCCGCCCTGGGTTTCGTGCTCGTGCACGACGGCCGCACCGTGCTCGACCTCCCGCCCCAGCAGTCGCCGCGCCAGCGCATCATCGAAGTGCTCGGCCGGGAACTTGAAAACGAACTGCTCGAAGTGAGCCTCGACAGCGCAGCCGTCGAGCGGCCGATCACGGTCTGGGGCTTTGTCGGCACGCCTTCGGTCGCGCGGAGCAGCGCGCGCTTTCAGCACTTCTTCATTAATGGACGCTTCGTGCGTGACAAGACGATCGCGCACGCGCTCAAGGAGGGCTACCGCGGCCTGCTCGATCCGACGCGCCTGCCCCTGGCGGTGCTCTACATCGAGATGGATCCGGCGCTGGTCGATGTCAACGTGCATCCGACAAAGGCCGAGGTCCGCTTCCGCGAGACCCAGTCGATCCACGGTCTGGTGCTCACGGCGGTGCGGCAGCGGCTGCTGCTGGCAGACCTCACGCCGGATGCGAGCGTCGCGCCCGCGCGCCCGTCGTTCACCTGGCCGGGCAGCGAAGCGCCGATCGTCTCGACGCAACCCAGCGCCGCGCGCGCCTTCGTCGAACATTTCAAGCAACTCGACCCGGTGCAGCGCGGCGTCGCCTACCAGGAGATCCGCGAGGCCCTCAAGGAAGACGGCGTCGATGAGCCGGACATCTTCGCCGGAGCGCCGGCGTCCAACGGCTCGGCGTCGCACACCGCCGTGCGCATCCTGCAGGTGCATTCGAGTTACATCGTCGTCGAAGACGCCGAAGGGCTGAGCATCATCGACCAGCACGCGCTGCACGAGCGCGTCATGTTCGAGGAACTCAAATCCCGCGTGCTCGTGGGGAGCCTTGAGTCGCAGCGCCTGCTCATGCCGGCGGTGGTCGAGGTCCGCGCCGAGCAGATGGACCTGCTCGACACCCTGGCGGGGCTGCTGGAGAAGATCGGCGTGCAGGCCGAGCCGATCGGGCCGCGCTCGATCGCGGTGCACGCTTTTCCGAGTTTTCTGTTTGAGCGGCGCGTCGATCCCGTCGTGTTTCTGACGGAACTGTTCGACCGCGCGGCTGAAGACGGCTTCTCGCCCGAGGATGAAGCGGCTCTGCACGAGGTGCTCGACATGATGAGTTGCAAGGCCGCCGTGAAAGCCGGCGACCGGCTCAGCGAAGCCGAACTGCTCGAACTGCTCAGACGCCGCGAAGCCATCGAGCGCGGCGGCAGTTGCCCGCACGGACGGCCGACGACCATCCGCATGACGCTGCGCGACCTGGAAAGGCAGTTCGGACGACGATGACTCACGGCTCAACCGCGACCCGAAGGCTTTGCGCCGGGGAGCGAAAGAACCCGAGCACCCAGGAGACTCCATGAGACAATTGCTGGAACGATGTATCGGGTGCCGTGGTCAAGTGACGCTTTGGGAGCGCAGGCCACGCGGACGCGCGAGCAGCAATCGAATCAGTTTGCCTGATCGTCCTCGCGACGGCGTGGCCCTCCGGTCGCAGAGCCTCCCTCCGGACCACGGCACCCCAACTCTCCATTGGCGCCTTCTGTGCGTTCCTGCGGCGATTTCCCTGTTGCTTAGTGCGACTGCCGCGCTGGCCCAGGGCCAGTCGGCCGCCCAGCCGACGGAGACCTCGTTCGCCGCAGCGTTCTTCCTGTCGCGCGGCTCGATCTTCGGCACGGCCATCATCTGGTTTCTGCTGGCGCTGTCGGTCTTCAGCGTCGGTCTCATGGGCTACATGTGGGTCATCAACCGCCGCGTCCACATCCTGCCCGACGGACTCGCTCAGCGCTCACGCCAACTCATCCAGACGCAGCAGTACCGCGAATTGCTCGGACTGCTCTCGGCCGATGTGAGTTACTTCGGCAAGGTGCTGGGCGCCTCGCTGCAGGAATCATCGCACGGCTTTGGCGCGATGATCCGCGCGCTCGAGCAGGCCGCCGACGAGCACACCACCCGACGCCTGCGCCAGATTGAGATTCTCAACGTGATCGGCAACGTCGCCCCGATGATCGGCCTCTTCGGCACGGTGTACGGCATGATTCTCGCCTTTCAGAGCATCGTCGCCGCAGGCGGGAGGCCAAGCCCCGTCGAACTCGCGGCGGGCATCGGCACCGCGCTGGTGACGACCTTCTGGGGGTTGATCATCGCCATTCCATCCGTCGCCGTTTACGCGCTGATCCGCAACAATGTCGATGCGCTCACGAGCGAAGCCATGCTGGAGGCTCAGGACCTGGTGAACCGGTTCCGCCCGAGCCAGGCGGCGCCGCCTGCCGCGTCTCCCGCGGCGCCGA
This window contains:
- the galK gene encoding galactokinase → MSLTASPKLESVADQAGRAFISRFGRSPRWVVAAPGRLNLIGEHTDYNGGHVLPMAIERWCTIAADSSDAGRSTIFSLAQDEALHLDFTRPIEPAGGGWSNYVRGTARQFQDLGVALPNIAAIIASTVPVGSGLSSSAALCVSLATLLEQVSGQNLEPRDKALLCQRVEHEFAGVPCGIMDQSASIMARADHALHLDCRSGAIEHVPMPPRDRAVMLVIDTGVHHDLATNEYGQRRRQCEQAVTAIARLTGRPINSLRDVDAPMLASCAARLDPLIRRRAQHVITENERVLKAVAALRAGQLDAFGELMFESHDSLRDEYEVSCAELDCVVAAARQLGAAGGVMGARMTGGGFGGCAIVLCAPQSAEQVARSIGDSFNARFARLPAIFATAAADGAAAVHLRGN
- the mutL gene encoding DNA mismatch repair endonuclease MutL gives rise to the protein MPEIRSLDPLLVNQIAAGEVVERPASVVKELVENSIDAGAHRIRIELEQGGIERIEIVDDGYGIHASQLPLAVAPHATSKLTRAEDLHAIATMGFRGEALAAITSVSRFSIISRAAGQPSGARLDGEGASLAPPAPCGCPPGTTIVVRNLFFNTPARRKFLRTVQTEFGHISDLVGRLAMSHPALGFVLVHDGRTVLDLPPQQSPRQRIIEVLGRELENELLEVSLDSAAVERPITVWGFVGTPSVARSSARFQHFFINGRFVRDKTIAHALKEGYRGLLDPTRLPLAVLYIEMDPALVDVNVHPTKAEVRFRETQSIHGLVLTAVRQRLLLADLTPDASVAPARPSFTWPGSEAPIVSTQPSAARAFVEHFKQLDPVQRGVAYQEIREALKEDGVDEPDIFAGAPASNGSASHTAVRILQVHSSYIVVEDAEGLSIIDQHALHERVMFEELKSRVLVGSLESQRLLMPAVVEVRAEQMDLLDTLAGLLEKIGVQAEPIGPRSIAVHAFPSFLFERRVDPVVFLTELFDRAAEDGFSPEDEAALHEVLDMMSCKAAVKAGDRLSEAELLELLRRREAIERGGSCPHGRPTTIRMTLRDLERQFGRR
- a CDS encoding MotA/TolQ/ExbB proton channel family protein, producing MLSATAALAQGQSAAQPTETSFAAAFFLSRGSIFGTAIIWFLLALSVFSVGLMGYMWVINRRVHILPDGLAQRSRQLIQTQQYRELLGLLSADVSYFGKVLGASLQESSHGFGAMIRALEQAADEHTTRRLRQIEILNVIGNVAPMIGLFGTVYGMILAFQSIVAAGGRPSPVELAAGIGTALVTTFWGLIIAIPSVAVYALIRNNVDALTSEAMLEAQDLVNRFRPSQAAPPAASPAAPTRLNRPSTPGGSANPGA